A genomic region of Tigriopus californicus strain San Diego chromosome 1, Tcal_SD_v2.1, whole genome shotgun sequence contains the following coding sequences:
- the LOC131893163 gene encoding uncharacterized protein LOC131893163 has translation MPWSGFFTGCSIIGLLAVFVSVNSESPAQETLDLKDNESNLNPLLVNHVLRVKKPCKSNLDIDMNLDAPKIPRSKRYAYDEGMEESDNLSPWNAVFPRRGSRNDALRHALRIKRVNDMFSKHALRVRKASSRARGYALRVRRGDTIDPSVDDYTDFMEPTFRGQTMTSDLLGSN, from the exons ATGCCATGGAGTGGTTTTTTTACAGGGTGTTCAATCATCGGACTCCTTGCCGTCTTTGTCTCAGT GAACTCCGAATCCCCTGCTCAAGAGACCCTCGACTTGAAAGACAACGAATCCAACCTGAATCCCTTATTGGTGAATCACGTCTTGCGGGTCAAAAAACCTTGCAAATCTAACCTCGACATAGACATGAACCTCGATGCTCCGAAAATACCTCGATCTAAACGATACGCTTATGATGAGGGTATGGAGGAATCCGACAATCTGTCTCCTTGGAACGCTGTCTTTCCCCGGCGAGGTAGTCGGAATGATGCTCTTCGGCACGCCCTCAGGATCAAACGCGTCAATGACATGTTTAGCAAACACGCCCTCCGGGTGCGCAAGGCCTCCTCTCGCGCCCGAGGGTATGCTCTTCGAGTTAGGAGAGGGGACACTATTGACCCAAGCGTCGACGATTACACTGACTTCATGGAACCTACTTTCCGAGGACAAACCATGACATCAGACCTTCTTGGCTCTAACTAA
- the LOC131892833 gene encoding guanine nucleotide-binding protein G(s) subunit alpha-like produces the protein MSCPSLIPFFALEAMGCCGINEKDGAEEAKKQKQTNKEIERQIQKDKQVYRATHRLLLLGAGESGKSTLVKQMRILHEDTPFSDEEKRQKIHEIKRNIKDSMSTILQAMPNIDPPVSVGLPENEAKREWVLEQFSNLEDFEYTEQFYDHVEDLWKDPGVRECFERSNEYQLIDCAKYFLDKVSTVRKEGFSPSEQDILRARVLTSGIFETKFRVEKVKFHMFDVGGQRDERRKWIQCFNDVTAIIFVAASSSYNMVLREDNTQNRLREALDLFRSIWNNRWLRTISVILFLNKQDLLEEKIKSGKSKLEDYFPEFVHYMIPPEAQPEIDAGADREFTKAKYFIRDNFLQLSQQTSQGDSKQHSGHHCYPHFTCAVDTENIRRVFNDCRDIIQRVHLRMYEIL, from the coding sequence ATGAGCTGCCCGTCCCTGATCCCTTTCTTTGCATTGGAGGCAATGGGTTGTTGCGGCATCAATGAGAAAGACGGCGCAGAAGAAGCCAAGAAGCAGAAACAGACGAACAAGGAGATCGAGAGACAGATCCAGAAGGACAAACAAGTCTATCGTGCCACGCATCGGCTACTCCTCTTGGGGGCGGGAGAGTCGGGCAAATCGACACTGGTGAAACAAATGAGAATCTTGCACGAGGACACGCCTTTCTCGGACGAGGAAAAGAGACAGAAGATCCACGAAATCAAGCGCAACATCAAGGACTCCATGTCCACCATACTACAAGCCATGCCCAACATAGACCCGCCCGTGAGTGTGGGCCTGCCCGAGAACGAGGCCAAGCGGGAGTGGGTGTTGGAGCAGTTTTCTAATCTCGAGGACTTTGAGTACACAGAACAGTTTTATGACCATGTGGAAGATCTGTGGAAAGATCCAGGGGTGCGAGAGTGTTTCGAGCGCTCCAACGAGTACCAGCTCATAGACTGTGccaaatactttttggatAAAGTGTCGACAGTGCGCAAAGAGGGCTTTTCTCCTTCGGAACAAGACATTCTCCGTGCTCGTGTTTTGACCTCTGGGATCTTTGAGACCAAGTTCCGAGTAGAAAAGGTCAAGTTCCACATGTTTGACGTGGGCGGTCAGAGGGATGagagaagaaaatggattCAGTGCTTCAATGATGTGACAGCAATCATCTTCGTAGCGGCCTCGAGCTCCTACAACATGGTCTTGCGGGAAGACAACACTCAAAATCGGTTAAGAGAAGCCTTGGACCTCTTCCGATCGATCTGGAACAATCGATGGCTGAGAACCATATCTGTGATCTTGTTCCTCAACAAGCAAGATTTGTTAGAGGAGAAAATAAAGTCAGGAAAGTCAAAATTGGAAGACTACTTCCCCGAATTCGTTCACTATATGATTCCACCAGAGGCCCAACCCGAGATAGACGCGGGCGCGGATCGAGAGTTCaccaaagcaaaatatttcatccgCGACAATTTCCTCCAGCTCTCCCAACAGACAAGTCAAGGAGACAGTAAGCAACATAGTGGACATCATTGTTATCCTCATTTCACGTGCGCCGTGGACACGGAAAACATTCGGCGGGTATTCAATGACTGTCGAGACATCATTCAACGAGTTCACCTGAGGATGTACGAGATCCTGTAG